The sequence GATTTCGCGGCGGTGCGCGCGGCGTCGAAGTCCGGGGTCTCGCCGACCCATGCCAGCGCCCCGCCGTCTTCATCGAGCAGGGTCCTCACCGCCGGATCGTTGAACAGCGAGGCATCCTCGCCCGCGATCCACGCGTGCGGGTGGATCGTCGCGCCGGGCTGCGGCCAGGAGGCGCGCAGCAGGTCGTGGCGGGCCCGCAGCGGCAGGTTGCCGATCGGGAAGTCCTCGATGTCCCGGGTGAGGGTGATGGGGTGGCAGGTGGTGCTCATGGTTCAGCCGATTTCCTCGCGGATGGCCGCGGCGAATTTGCTCACCCACAGGCGGGCGCTCTCGATCTCGCGGTGCTCCACCAGCACGCGGATTTTCTTCTCGGTGCCGGAGTAGCGGATCAGGTGGCGGCCGTCCGAGCCGAACTCCTTGGTCGCCTGCTTCATCAGCTTGGTGAGCTTCGGCAGGGTCTCGATCGGCGGCTTCTGGTTCACCGGGATGTTCGCGAGCTGGTTCGGATACTCCTGCATGATCGAGGCGAGCGTCGCCAGGGTGGCGTTCTTCTCGCGCATCATGCGCAGCACCTGCAGGGCGCTCAGGATGCCATCGCCGGTGGTGGCGTGCTCCGAGAAAATGAGGTGGCCGGAGTTCTCGCCGCCGAAGGTGAAGCCGCCCTTGCGCATCGCCTCGATCACGTGGCGGTCGCCGACACCGGTGGTTTCCACCTTGATGCCCTGCTTCCGCATGGCCTCGTGCAGGCCGAGGTTGCTCATGGTGGTGCAGACCAGCGTGTCGTTTTTCAGGCGGCCCTGCTCCTTCATGGCGATGGCGGAAAGGGCGAGGATGCGGTCGCCGCTGACGACCTGGCCGTTCGAATCGGTGAAGATCACGCGGTCGGCGTCGCCGTCGAACGAGATGCCGAGATCCGCGCCGTGGCGGCGGACCAGTTCACCGGCGTTCTCCGGGTGGAGCGCGCCGCAGCCGTCGTTGATGTTGGTGCCATCCGGGCTGATGCCGGCGGTGATGACCTCGGCTCCGAGTTCCTTGAAAATGAGTGGGGCGATGAAGTAGGCCGCGCCGTGGCCGCAATCGACCACCACCTTCAGGCCGTGGAGCGAGACGTTGTCTGCGGTGTGCTTGGCGAACTCG comes from Luteolibacter sp. LG18 and encodes:
- the glmM gene encoding phosphoglucosamine mutase, with protein sequence MSTRLFGTDGIRGRVNEFPITAEVALRVGKAVARVLRSSGPNRNRVLLGKDTRISGYMLETAMTSGLVSMGMDVFMVGPMPTPGVAHLTKSMGAAAGIMITASHNPYEDNGIKIFGPDGYKLSDELESIVERHILGEEPEGAPLPPRQIGKAHRIEDARGRYIEFAKHTADNVSLHGLKVVVDCGHGAAYFIAPLIFKELGAEVITAGISPDGTNINDGCGALHPENAGELVRRHGADLGISFDGDADRVIFTDSNGQVVSGDRILALSAIAMKEQGRLKNDTLVCTTMSNLGLHEAMRKQGIKVETTGVGDRHVIEAMRKGGFTFGGENSGHLIFSEHATTGDGILSALQVLRMMREKNATLATLASIMQEYPNQLANIPVNQKPPIETLPKLTKLMKQATKEFGSDGRHLIRYSGTEKKIRVLVEHREIESARLWVSKFAAAIREEIG